From Mustelus asterias chromosome 19, sMusAst1.hap1.1, whole genome shotgun sequence, one genomic window encodes:
- the lmf2a gene encoding lipase maturation factor 2a isoform X1 translates to MGEMGAVRGAFLYGVAAIYLCAFASLYMQIPGLYGKEGILPVRRMLPFTGKPLLDQLTESPTLLWLCPWLGLDTEQGMELICLLGVGLSIIALVAKPLRDCFIFACLWFLYLSLYQVGQVFLYFQWDSLLLETGFLAILVAPLHLQKWRAAPPRHHDGITFWLVRWLFFRLMFASGVVKLTSRCPTWWGLTALTYHYETQCIPTAASWFAHQLPSWLHKLSVAIVFVLEIVVPLLFFAPTRRLRLFAFYTQVLLQALIIITGNYNFFNLLSIVLAFSLLDDQHFHYGFRQSKKQNPASPGWLRTLQALIISLTELAVFVTLVYGTIHYFGLSINWEKRMIESKIVFTFHEFTRWLKIVTPFTIWIGVLSLSWEILGSLLSSLMVRGFISKLWATTQWAVFAAAAAAMFAVSLVPYTFIEYEASSNLRPEVRQMYDLVDRYQLVNSYGLFRRMTGVGGRPEVVVEGSYDGQRWTEIEFMYKPGNLSVAPPLVAPHQPRLDWQMWFAALGDHKHSPWFTSFIHRLLQGKKNVIRLVQVDETKYVFSNKPPTYIRAQLYKYWYTIHRTDSTLNDWWIREHVGEFFPSVTLGDPNLESLLREHGFKDKVPPKRAVKDVLPSILKLTREQVEPYSGVQVIWGLYFAVLFISLFKVVTNRKAKGSQSKPDWKRPEGKDVSGGGEVDADGRRKEFRRPEGKVRLPTEEQSPENVRRRK, encoded by the exons GACTGTATGGAAAGGAAGGAATTCTGCCAGTCCGCAGGATGCTGCCCTTCACAGGAAAGCCACTGCTGGACCAGCTGACAGAGTCTCCAACGTTACTGTGGTTATGTCCCTGGCTGGGGCTTGACACTGAGCAGGGCATGGAGCTCATCTGCTTGTTGGGAGTTGGCCTGTCGATCATCGCACTGGTGGCAAAGCCTCTCCGAGATTGTTTCATCTTCGCATGTCTCTGGTTCCTCTACCTGTCTCTATATCAG GTTGGACAAGTCTTCCTGTACTTCCAGTG GGACAGTTTGTTACTGGAGACTGGATTTCTTGCAATCCTGGTTGCACCACTACACTTGCAGAAATGGCGGGCAGCCCCTCCCCGACACCATGATGGCATCACCTTCTGGCTGGTCCGCTGGCTGTTCTTCAGGTTGATGTTTGCCTCAGGTGTGGTGAAACTGACCAGCCGATGCCCCACATGGTGGGGGCTGACAG CTCTGACTTATCACTACGAGACTCAGTGCATCCCCACTGCTGCTTCCTGGTTTGCACACCAGCTCCCATCTTGGCTTCACAAGCTCAGCGTTGCTATTGTGTTTGTACTGGAGATTGTGGTTCCTCTGTTGTTCTTTGCTCCAACCCGTCGCCTCAGGCTGTTTGCATTTTACACTCAG GTTCTGCTCCAGGCATTGATTATCATCACCGGTAACTATAATTTCTTCAATCTGCTCAGCATTGTCCTGGCGTTCTCACTACTGGATGATCAGCATTTTCACTATGGCTTCAGGCAAAGCAAGAAGCAAAACCCTGCAAG CCCAGGTTGGTTGCGGACACTACAAGCCCTGATCATTAGCCTCACTGAGCTGGCAGTTTTTGTAACACTCGTCTATGGGACAATTCACTACTTCGGACTAAGTATCAACTGGGAGAAAAGGATGATAGAGTCAAAAATAG TCTTCACTTTCCATGAGTTTACACGGTGGCTGAAGATCGTGACTCCATTCACTATCTGGATCGGGGTGCTGTCTCTCAGCTGGGAAATACTTGGATCGCTGCTCAG cTCCCTGATGGTGAGGGGCTTTATCTCCAAGCTCTGGGCTACCACCCAATGGGCCGtatttgctgctgctgctgctgcaatgTTTGCTGTTAGTCTG GTTCCGTACACCTTCATCGAGTATGAGGCCAGCTCCAACTTGAGGCCTGAGGTACGGCAAATGTATGATCTGGTTGATCGTTATCAACTGGTCAACTCCTACGGGCTGTTCCGGCGAATGACAGGAGTTGGAGGTCGTCCAGAGGTTGTGGTGGAAGGAAGCTATGATGGCCAGAGGTGGACG GAAATTGAATTCATGTACAAGCCAGGGAACCTCAGCGTGGCCCCCCCTCTGGTGGCCCCACACCAGCCCAGACTCGATTGGCAGATGTGGTTTGCTGCCCTTGGTGACCACAAGCACAGCCCCTGGTTCACCAGCTTCATTCATCGGCTTCTCCAGGGAAAGAAAAATG TCATTCGCTTGGTGCAAGTGGATGAGACCAAATATGTCTTCAGCAACAAACCCCCCACTTACATCCGGGCCCAGCTTTACAAGTACTGGTATACCATACACAGGACTGACAG CACACTCAATGATTGGTGGATACGGGAACATGTTGGAGAGTTCTTCCCCTCAGTGACTTTAGGAGACCCCAACTTGGAATCACTGTTACGTGAACATGGCTTTAAG GACAAAGTGCCTCCGAAACGGGCCGTGAAAGATGTCTTGCCGTCCATCCTGAAATTGACTCGGGAACAGGTGGAACCCTACTCTGGGGTGCAGGTGATCTGGGGCCTGTACTTTGCCGTGTTGTTCATCTCCCTGTTCAAGGTCGTGACCAACCGCAAAGCCAAGGGGAGCCAGTCGAAACCGGATTGGAAGAGACCGGAGGGAAAGGATGtgagtggtggtggggaggtggatgcTGATGGTAGGAGGAAGGAATTTCGACGGCCAGAGGGCAAAGTGCGTCTTCCCACTGAGGAACAGTCGCCAGAGAACGTTCGCAGAAGAAAGTAA
- the lmf2a gene encoding lipase maturation factor 2a isoform X2, translating to MGEMGAVRGAFLYGVAAIYLCAFASLYMQIPGLYGKEGILPVRRMLPFTGKPLLDQLTESPTLLWLCPWLGLDTEQGMELICLLGVGLSIIALVAKPLRDCFIFACLWFLYLSLYQVGQVFLYFQWDSLLLETGFLAILVAPLHLQKWRAAPPRHHDGITFWLVRWLFFRLMFASGVVKLTSRCPTWWGLTALTYHYETQCIPTAASWFAHQLPSWLHKLSVAIVFVLEIVVPLLFFAPTRRLRLFAFYTQVLLQALIIITGNYNFFNLLSIVLAFSLLDDQHFHYGFRQSKKQNPASWLRTLQALIISLTELAVFVTLVYGTIHYFGLSINWEKRMIESKIVFTFHEFTRWLKIVTPFTIWIGVLSLSWEILGSLLSSLMVRGFISKLWATTQWAVFAAAAAAMFAVSLVPYTFIEYEASSNLRPEVRQMYDLVDRYQLVNSYGLFRRMTGVGGRPEVVVEGSYDGQRWTEIEFMYKPGNLSVAPPLVAPHQPRLDWQMWFAALGDHKHSPWFTSFIHRLLQGKKNVIRLVQVDETKYVFSNKPPTYIRAQLYKYWYTIHRTDSTLNDWWIREHVGEFFPSVTLGDPNLESLLREHGFKDKVPPKRAVKDVLPSILKLTREQVEPYSGVQVIWGLYFAVLFISLFKVVTNRKAKGSQSKPDWKRPEGKDVSGGGEVDADGRRKEFRRPEGKVRLPTEEQSPENVRRRK from the exons GACTGTATGGAAAGGAAGGAATTCTGCCAGTCCGCAGGATGCTGCCCTTCACAGGAAAGCCACTGCTGGACCAGCTGACAGAGTCTCCAACGTTACTGTGGTTATGTCCCTGGCTGGGGCTTGACACTGAGCAGGGCATGGAGCTCATCTGCTTGTTGGGAGTTGGCCTGTCGATCATCGCACTGGTGGCAAAGCCTCTCCGAGATTGTTTCATCTTCGCATGTCTCTGGTTCCTCTACCTGTCTCTATATCAG GTTGGACAAGTCTTCCTGTACTTCCAGTG GGACAGTTTGTTACTGGAGACTGGATTTCTTGCAATCCTGGTTGCACCACTACACTTGCAGAAATGGCGGGCAGCCCCTCCCCGACACCATGATGGCATCACCTTCTGGCTGGTCCGCTGGCTGTTCTTCAGGTTGATGTTTGCCTCAGGTGTGGTGAAACTGACCAGCCGATGCCCCACATGGTGGGGGCTGACAG CTCTGACTTATCACTACGAGACTCAGTGCATCCCCACTGCTGCTTCCTGGTTTGCACACCAGCTCCCATCTTGGCTTCACAAGCTCAGCGTTGCTATTGTGTTTGTACTGGAGATTGTGGTTCCTCTGTTGTTCTTTGCTCCAACCCGTCGCCTCAGGCTGTTTGCATTTTACACTCAG GTTCTGCTCCAGGCATTGATTATCATCACCGGTAACTATAATTTCTTCAATCTGCTCAGCATTGTCCTGGCGTTCTCACTACTGGATGATCAGCATTTTCACTATGGCTTCAGGCAAAGCAAGAAGCAAAACCCTGCAA GTTGGTTGCGGACACTACAAGCCCTGATCATTAGCCTCACTGAGCTGGCAGTTTTTGTAACACTCGTCTATGGGACAATTCACTACTTCGGACTAAGTATCAACTGGGAGAAAAGGATGATAGAGTCAAAAATAG TCTTCACTTTCCATGAGTTTACACGGTGGCTGAAGATCGTGACTCCATTCACTATCTGGATCGGGGTGCTGTCTCTCAGCTGGGAAATACTTGGATCGCTGCTCAG cTCCCTGATGGTGAGGGGCTTTATCTCCAAGCTCTGGGCTACCACCCAATGGGCCGtatttgctgctgctgctgctgcaatgTTTGCTGTTAGTCTG GTTCCGTACACCTTCATCGAGTATGAGGCCAGCTCCAACTTGAGGCCTGAGGTACGGCAAATGTATGATCTGGTTGATCGTTATCAACTGGTCAACTCCTACGGGCTGTTCCGGCGAATGACAGGAGTTGGAGGTCGTCCAGAGGTTGTGGTGGAAGGAAGCTATGATGGCCAGAGGTGGACG GAAATTGAATTCATGTACAAGCCAGGGAACCTCAGCGTGGCCCCCCCTCTGGTGGCCCCACACCAGCCCAGACTCGATTGGCAGATGTGGTTTGCTGCCCTTGGTGACCACAAGCACAGCCCCTGGTTCACCAGCTTCATTCATCGGCTTCTCCAGGGAAAGAAAAATG TCATTCGCTTGGTGCAAGTGGATGAGACCAAATATGTCTTCAGCAACAAACCCCCCACTTACATCCGGGCCCAGCTTTACAAGTACTGGTATACCATACACAGGACTGACAG CACACTCAATGATTGGTGGATACGGGAACATGTTGGAGAGTTCTTCCCCTCAGTGACTTTAGGAGACCCCAACTTGGAATCACTGTTACGTGAACATGGCTTTAAG GACAAAGTGCCTCCGAAACGGGCCGTGAAAGATGTCTTGCCGTCCATCCTGAAATTGACTCGGGAACAGGTGGAACCCTACTCTGGGGTGCAGGTGATCTGGGGCCTGTACTTTGCCGTGTTGTTCATCTCCCTGTTCAAGGTCGTGACCAACCGCAAAGCCAAGGGGAGCCAGTCGAAACCGGATTGGAAGAGACCGGAGGGAAAGGATGtgagtggtggtggggaggtggatgcTGATGGTAGGAGGAAGGAATTTCGACGGCCAGAGGGCAAAGTGCGTCTTCCCACTGAGGAACAGTCGCCAGAGAACGTTCGCAGAAGAAAGTAA